One Xenopus tropicalis strain Nigerian chromosome 8, UCB_Xtro_10.0, whole genome shotgun sequence genomic window carries:
- the LOC101731307 gene encoding uncharacterized protein LOC101731307 produces the protein MAPCQPQEFLFVPVGGKAKISCVSNGTLDKLFRISWYRRTWRVGENPELILDWGEVTKGHKYNCTHTERSSSLEINNVKEEDSGTYYCAHFIYMSLIFSNGTTLIAGDSFTAKSSVHLMAPPSSPLPNTSVQLACVASAVGYMVHISWNLSGTPQKGRVVAMEEPGGTLTFLSYITVPRDTWYQGASLSCQVRFNSSSATAVHGQATRQEEVQFAHVCSFCIRSVLTGVILLALALAVHLSWTCP, from the exons ATGGCCCCGTGCCAGCCTCAGGAATTCCTCTTTGTTCCTGTCGGAGGGAAAGCCAAAATCTCTTGTGTTTCTAATGGAACATTAGATAAATTGTTTAGAATTTCCTGGTACCGAAGAACATGGAGAGTCGGAGAAAACCCTGAGCTCATTCTAGATTGGGGAGAAGTGACCAAAGGACATAAATATAATTGTACTCACACAGAGAGGAGCAGCAGCCTGGAAATAAACAATGTGAAGGAGGAGGATTCCGGGACCTACTATTGTGCTCACTTTATTTATATGTCACTGATCTTCTCTAATGGGACAACTCTCATTGCCGGAG ACAGCTTCACTGCAAAAAGTTCCGTCCACCTGATGGCCCCTCCTTCTTCTCCTCTTCCAAATACCTCAGTCCAACTGGCCTGTGTGGCTTCAGCTGTTGGGTATATGGTTCATATTTCTTGGAACCTGTCAGGGACCCCTCAGAAGGGCAGGGTCGTTGCTATGGAAGAACCTGGTGGCACATTGACTTTCCTCAGTTATATCACAGTTCCCAGAGACACCTGGTACCAGGGCGCGAGTTTGTCTTGTCAAGTGAGGTTTAATTCCTCCTCCGCCACTGCTGTCCATGGTCAGGCTACAAGACAAG aagaAGTGCAATTTGCCCACGTGTGTTCCTTCTGTATCAGATCAGTGCTGACGGGGGTTATCCTGTTGGCGTTGGCTCTGGCTGTACATCTCTCCTGGACGTGCCCATGA
- the LOC116406847 gene encoding uncharacterized protein LOC116406847: protein MCRGQRVLLAFFLTSKVLVAQMVLQQPRDVVFVDVGGTVRLPCVSNQSLESGTGVSWYRRTWRVGEAPERVVSCLNQSERHKCKLTSDKQRTDLEIHNVQRNDSGVYYCAAEYGNMIFANGTTLIVGDSSTSRSSVHLLGPSRVTFSNKSVQLACVVQGAQYMVHVAWNISGTHHTGKMVAKEEHGGTWTFINYITVPRGLWLKEDNVACQIWFSPSITILRNIGQKVLMYP from the exons ATGTGCAGGGGGCAGAGGGTCCTTCTTGCCTTCTTCCTGACTTCAAAAG TGTTAGTGGCTCAGATGGTTCTACAGCAGCCTCGGGACGTTGTGTTTGTTGATGTGGGAGGAACAGTGAGGCTCCCCTGTGTGTCCAATCAGTCACTAGAATCTGGAACTGGAGTTTCCTGGTACAGAAGGACATGGAGAGTGGGAGAGGCGCCTGAGAGAGTGGTGTCTTGCTTAAATCAGTCTGAGAGACATAAGTGCAAACTCACATCTGATAAACAAAGAACGGATCTGGAGATACACAATGTGCAGCGGAACGATTCAGGGGTGTATTACTGTGCAGCCGAGTATGGAAACATGATCTTTGCTAATGGAACAACTCTTATTGTGGGAG ACAGTTCCACATCCAGGAGTTCAGTCCACCTGTTGGGCCCTTCCCGTGTCACTTTCTCCAATAAATCTGTCCAGTTGGCCTGTGTGGTACAAGGGGCTCAGTACATGGTCCATGTGGCTTGGAACATCTCTGGGACTCATCATACTGGGAAGATGGTTGCTAAAGAAGAACATGGCGGGACATGGACCTTCATTAATTATATTACTGTACCGAGAGGCCTGTGGCTCAAGGAGGACAATGTAGCCTGTCAAATCTGGTTCAGTCCGTCTATCACAATTCTCAGAAATATTGGACAAAAAG TGCTAATGTATCCCTGA
- the LOC116406848 gene encoding SLAM family member 5-like translates to MFCLFIYLFLSFLFMAASPANQDVPLQVNGLQKQSVCLKIYLDLTVPVLEVLWLFKTKEKNVRLAYFRKPHFEIRILQFHNRLEPLDSGTTLRISDLRMEDSGIYTAAITYTDEETKRLTFNLTVYEPVPTPDIKMEMEQISPDWCNFTLHCSAPTNPSALSYSWMYRHKGRYQPYPNGTTIRVSLQPESWDGEYLCLVQNPADQNNASIAPREFCPHTSLTKGINGGYNSRAMLVSYL, encoded by the exons ATGTTCTGTCTCTTTATCTATCTCTTCCTGTCATTCCTTTTCATGGCAGCTTCCCCAG CAAACCAAGATGTGCCGCTTCAGGTGAATGGGCTTCAAAAGCAGTCAGTCTGTTTAAAAATCTATCTAGATCTGACTGTTCCTGTGTTGGAGGTTTTGTGGCTGTTTAAAACCAAAGAAAAAAACGTCAGACTGGCGTATTTTCGGAAGCCGCACTTTGAGATCAGGATTCTTCAGTTCCACAACCGACTGGAACCATTAGACAGCGGAACAACACTACGAATCAGTGACCTGAGGATGGAAGACAGTGGGATATACACAGCAGCCATTACTTATACTGACGAAGAAACAAAGAGACTCACATTTAATCTCACTGTGTATG AGCCAGTTCCCACCCCAGATATAAAGATGGAGATGGAGCAGATTAGCCCTGACTGGTGCAATTTCACCCTTCATTGTTCTGCCCCAACAAACCCATCAGCGCTGTCCTACAGTTGGATGTACAGACACAAAGGCCGGTACCAGCCCTATCCCAATGGTACCACAATCCGTGTGTCACTGCAGCCTGAATCCTGGGATGGGGAGTATCTGTGCTTGGTACAGAACCCGGCTGATCAGAACAATGCCTCTATTGCCCCTCGGGAATTCTGCCCTCATACCAGCCTCACAAAAGGCATAAATGGTGGGTACAATTCAAGAGCAATGCTGGTTTCATATCTATGA